CGTTCCAGAACACGCGGCGGTTCGTCGCAGAGCCGACGCTCATCGCAGGCCAGCAGTTGCAGGCGGATGATGTGATCCTCGTCCTGCTCGTCGCAGCGAACAACGATCCGGCCTCCGCCCCAGCATCCGCGATGGGAAGCGACGCGACCGCATCTACCAGCTTCGCGTTCGGTGCGGGTCTCCACGCATGTCCAGGAAGCTCACTCGCGCAGACGATCGCGACCGCTGCGGTGGCGCGCCTGCTGGCGAACGGCGTCGATCCCGCGCGGCTCGATCCGCATCCACTCTACCGTCCTTCACCGAACGCGCGCGTGCCTATCCTCGCGTGGCGAGACGAAGCGCCGGACGCGGAGGCACAACGATGATCGCCGTGATCTTCGAGGTCGTACCGGCCGACGGGCGTCGGCAGGAGTACCTGGATATTGCCGCGTCGCTGCGGCCGCTGCTGGACGGCATCGACGGATTCATCTCCATCGAGCGGTTCGAGAGCCTGACCCAGCCGGGGAAGATCCTCTCGCTCTCCTTCTGGCGCGACGAGCAAGCCGTGCAGCACTGGCGCCGCCTGGAAGAGCACCGCGCCGCCCAGACCCGCGGCCGCGCCGAAGTGTTCGCCGACTACCGCCTCCGCGTCGTCCACGTCCTCCGCGACTACGGCATGTTCGACCGCCCCCAAGCCCCGAACGACAGCCGCGCCTTCCATGGCACCGAGGACAGCGCCGCCTCGCCATCATCCCCTGAACCACCACCGCCGCTCCGCGTCTAAACGCTTCCGTCACAACCAGTTATTCCCTCTCCAGCTTGGGGATGAGAGGCCGAGGGAGGGGCATCCTCCCGACCGCCAACCATCTACCGAATCGCGAATCGCAGGTCTCCAGGCATTCGAGATAGCCCGGCGGGCCTGCGATTCATCCGCACGCTGCGTTGGCCCAGCCTGCCGAGCTACGCCATCGCGGGCGATCCGGCGAGCACGCCTTCCGCGGCCTCGGCACCGGCGAGCGTGCTCGCACCAGGCGCGGGGAAGCTCTCGGTGAATGGCGCGGTGGCCGCCGGCGCCACTCGGAAGCTGGGAATACGAGCCCCCGTGCTCCCGGAAATGCCGACGGCGCGGAGAGCGCGGTGATTCGAACGTCCCCTGGTACGGAGCGATGCGGACGCGGGGCGGGAGATGGCAGGCGGCGGATCGAAGCCCCGTCACCGGCGGCGCGGTTGCTTGCCCGAGGGGACGATGCGCGCTACTTTTTCGGCCTCAAGCCCCCTTCGACCTGAAACGGAGCGACGGCTCTGGCTGAGACGATAGCGAGTACCGACCTGCCCCTTCCGCTGCTGGTGCGCGGCAAGGTGCGCGACGTGTACGACTTGGGAGACGCGCTGCTCATGGTCGCCACCGACCGTGTCAGCGCGTTCGACGTTGTCCTCCCCGACGCCGTGCACCGCAAGGGCGAGGTGCTCACGCTGCTCTCCGCCTGGTGGTTCGCCCGCACGGCCGGCGTGGTGCCCAACCACCTGCTGTCCGTCGATCCCGACCGCATCTCCAGCCTCTACCCGGACCTGGCGCCACATCGCGACTCGTGGGCGCGCCGATCGATGCTCGTGCGCAAGCTGCGGCCGTTCCCGGTGGAATGCGTGGTGCGCGGCTACGTGGCCGGCTCCGCCTGGAAAGAGTACCGCGGGAGCGGCACCCTGGCGGGCGAGCCGCTGCCGCACGGCTTGGTCGAATCCGCCCGTCTGGACCCGCCCGTCTTCTCCCCCGCGCGTAAGGCGGCGGAAGGGCACGACGAGAACATCACGTTCCGGCAGATGCGGGAGATGATCGGCGGCGAGGCGGCGGACCGGCTGCGCGAGGCGAGCTTCGCGCTGTACGAGCGCGGGCGCGACCTGGCCGCCGAAGCCGGCATCATTATCGCCGACACTAAGTTCGAGTTCGGCACGGACGCCGGCGGCACGATCCGGGTGATGGACGAGGTGCTCACGCCGGACTCGTCGCGCTTCTGGCCGGCGAACGCGTACGCCCCGGGCCGCGGGCAGCCCTCGCTCGACAAGCAGCCCTTGCGCGACTGGCTGGAAGACCTGGCCGGGCGCGGGCTGTGGGACAAGCAGGCGCCCGGCCCGCATCTGCCGGACGAAGTGGTGGACGAGACCTCGCGCCGCTACCAGGACGCCTTCCGCCGGCTCACCGGCACCTCGCTGGACGACTTTCCCCTGCACGCACCGGAGAACGAATGAACGCCACCAGCCCCCGGCGCAGGCTGCGGCGCGGCGTGGTCATCCTGCCCAGCGCCTTCACCATCGGCAACCTTTTCCTGGGCATCTGGGCCATCGTCTCGGCCTCGCGCGGGAACTTCGAGTTCGCGGGGTGGCTCATCGTCCTCGCCGCCGTGGCCGACATGCTGGACGGGCGCGTGGCGCGCTTCACCGCCACCGGCACCGCGTTCGGCGAGGAGCTGGACTCGCTGGTGGACGCCATCAGCTTCGGCGTGGCGCCCGCGCTCATCATGTACTTCCTCTTCTTCGTGCACGAGGGACCCTGGAGCTGGATCCTCTCGTTCATCTACATCGTGGGCGCCATCTGCCGGCTCGCGCGGTTCAACATCGAGCAGGCGGGCACGGCGAAGACGGCGTTCCACGGCCTGCCCTCGCCCACGGCGGGGGTGACGCTGGCGACCTACTACGCG
This window of the Longimicrobiaceae bacterium genome carries:
- a CDS encoding antibiotic biosynthesis monooxygenase; the protein is MIAVIFEVVPADGRRQEYLDIAASLRPLLDGIDGFISIERFESLTQPGKILSLSFWRDEQAVQHWRRLEEHRAAQTRGRAEVFADYRLRVVHVLRDYGMFDRPQAPNDSRAFHGTEDSAASPSSPEPPPPLRV
- a CDS encoding phosphoribosylaminoimidazolesuccinocarboxamide synthase gives rise to the protein MPLPLLVRGKVRDVYDLGDALLMVATDRVSAFDVVLPDAVHRKGEVLTLLSAWWFARTAGVVPNHLLSVDPDRISSLYPDLAPHRDSWARRSMLVRKLRPFPVECVVRGYVAGSAWKEYRGSGTLAGEPLPHGLVESARLDPPVFSPARKAAEGHDENITFRQMREMIGGEAADRLREASFALYERGRDLAAEAGIIIADTKFEFGTDAGGTIRVMDEVLTPDSSRFWPANAYAPGRGQPSLDKQPLRDWLEDLAGRGLWDKQAPGPHLPDEVVDETSRRYQDAFRRLTGTSLDDFPLHAPENE
- the pssA gene encoding CDP-diacylglycerol--serine O-phosphatidyltransferase; this translates as MNATSPRRRLRRGVVILPSAFTIGNLFLGIWAIVSASRGNFEFAGWLIVLAAVADMLDGRVARFTATGTAFGEELDSLVDAISFGVAPALIMYFLFFVHEGPWSWILSFIYIVGAICRLARFNIEQAGTAKTAFHGLPSPTAGVTLATYYAFTQTDVFARYFSRVNAPQFASWLMIALAGLMVSNVLYPVVPKFGLRTWGGRIAMLVAVLMLVAAFMVPELFFFPLAIAYIAWGLLRTVVEGFQERLPDRDPLVDEDDDDEAREVAYEDIHPTRRIRPDGRPHEDEVQP